From the Conger conger chromosome 14, fConCon1.1, whole genome shotgun sequence genome, one window contains:
- the LOC133110219 gene encoding leucine-rich repeat neuronal protein 1-like, whose amino-acid sequence MGSMAGGTASSSYTPGPLCISLFLVSVSVCLVRASECPQLCVCEVRPWFTPQSTYREATTVDCNDLRLTHIPSNLSSDTQVLLLQSNYIAHTSEELEQLFNLTELDLSQNNFSSIRDVGLVNMSQLTTLHLEENQISEMSDHCLQDLVNLQELYINHNQISSISANAFFGLGNLLRLHLNSNRLRIIDSRWFESTSNLEILMIGQNPVIGILDMNFKPLVNLRSLVLAGMDLTDVPGNAFMGLDNLESLSFYDNKLIRVPQLALQKVPNLKFLDLNKNPVHKIQEGDFRNMLRLKELGVNNMGEMISIDRYALDNLPELTKLEATNNPKLSYINRLAFRDVPSLESLMLNNNALNALYHRTVELLPNLREISVHSNPLRCDCVLQWMSSNKTGIRFMEPLSMFCAMPPELRGQHVREVQLQMSAEQCLPMISHDTFPSHLSLDIGMTIDLDCRAAAEPEPEIYWVTPVGNKVTVDTLSDKYHLSSEGTLRISHMQVEDSGQYTCVAQNTEGADTRVSTIRINGTLLDSAQLMKISVKQTETHSILVSWKVNSNVMTSNLKWSSATMKIDNPHITYTARVPVDVHEYNLTHLQPATEYEVCLTVSNIHQQTQRSCVNVTTKNAAFAMEITDQGTSAALAAVMGTMFAIISLASIAVYIAKRFKRKNYHHSLKKYMQKTSSIPLNELYPPLINLWEADSEKDKEGASETKPTQVDTTRSYYMW is encoded by the coding sequence ATGGGCAGCATGGCAGGGGGGACAGCGTCCTCCTCCTACACACCGGGCCCGCTGTGCATCAGCCTGTTCCTGGTGtccgtgagtgtgtgcctgGTGAGGGCCAGCGAGTGTCCccagctgtgcgtgtgtgaggtcagGCCATGGTTCACCCCTCAGTCCACCTACAGGGAAGCCACCACCGTGGACTGCAATGACCTGCGTCTCACCCACATCCCCAGCAACCTGTCCAGTGACACCCAGGTGCTCCTGCTGCAGAGCAACTACATCGCCCACACCAGcgaggagctggagcagctctTCAACCTGACCGAGCTGGACCTGTCCCAGAACAACTTCAGCAGCATCCGGGACGTGGGGCTCGTCAACATGTCCCAGCTCACCACACTGCACCTGGAGGAGAATCAGATCTCAGAGATGTCTGATCACTGCCTGCAGGACTTGGTCAACTTGCAGGAGCTCTACATCAACCACAACCAGATCAGCTCCATCTCTGCCAATGCCTTCTTCGGCCTGGGAAACCTGCTGCGGCTCCACCTGAACTCCAACAGGTTAAGGATCATAGACAGCCGCTGGTTTGAGTCGACATCCAACCTGGAGATACTCATGATAGGACAGAACCCTGTAATTGGGATTCTAGACATGAACTTCAAGCCCCTGGTTAATTTGAGGAGTCTGGTCTTGGCTGGGATGGACTTGACCGATGTGCCCGGAAATGCATTCATGGGACTAGACAACCTGGAGAGCCTTTCTTTTTATGACAACAAGCTCATTAGGGTCCCGCAGCTTGCACTGCAGAAAGTTCCCAACTTGAAATTCCtggatttaaataaaaatccagTACACAAGATCCAGGAAGGGGACTTCCGGAACATGCTGCGGTTAAAAGAGCTGGGTGTGAACAATATGGGGGAGATGATTTCCATCGACCGATATGCACTCGACAATCTCCCTGAGCTGACCAAGTTGGAGGCCACCAACAACCCCAAGTTGTCGTACATTAACCGGCTAGCCTTTCGGGATGTGCCATCTCTGGAGAGCTTGATGCTGAACAACAACGCTCTGAATGCGCTGTACCACAGGACAGTGGAACTGCTGCCTAACCTGCGAGAGATCAGTGTCCACAGCAACCCTCTGCGCTGCGACTGCGTCCTCCAGTGGATGAGCTCCAATAAGACGGGCATCCGCTTCATGGAGCCCCTCTCCATGTTCTGCGCTATGCCTCCCGAGCTCCGGGGCCAGCATGTGCGGGAGGTGCAACTGCAAATGTCTGCTGAGCAGTGCCTCCCCATGATCTCCCACGACACCTTCCCCAGCCACCTCAGTCTGGACATAGGCATGACCATTGACCTTGACTGCCGCGCCGCAGCCGAACCCGAGCCTGAGATCTACTGGGTCACGCCAGTGGGGAATAAGGTCACGGTGGACACCTTGTCTGACAAGTACCATCTGAGCAGCGAGGGCACCCTGCGCATCTCCCATATGCAGGTGGAGGACTCTGGCCAGTACACCTGCGTGGCCCAGAACACTGAGGGTGCTGATACGCGGGTGTCCACCATTCGGATCAATGGGACCCTGTTGGACAGTGCCCAGCTCATGAAGATCTCCGTCAAGCAGACAGAGACCCACTCCATCCTTGTGTCCTGGAAGGTGAACTCCAACGTCATGACCTCCAACCTGAAGTGGTCGTCCGCCACCATGAAGATCGACAACCCCCATATTACCTACACCGCTCGGGTGCCCGTGGATGTCCACGAGTACAACCTCACCCACCTGCAGCCTGCCACTGAGTACGAGGTATGTCTCACCGTGTCCAATATCCACCAGCAGACGCAGAGGTCCTGCGTCAACGTAACCACCAAGAATGCAGCCTTCGCCATGGAGATCACTGACCAGGGCACCAGTGCCGCCCTGGCGGCAGTTATGGGCACGATGTTCGCGATCATCAGCTTGGCCTCCATCGCTGTGTACATTGCCAAGCGATTCAAGAGAAAGAATTATCACCACTCCTTAAAGAAGTACATGCAGAAGACCTCGTCCATACCCCTGAATGAGCTCTATCCACCGCTTATTAATCTGTGGGAGGCGGACTCTGAGAAGGACAAGGAGGGTGCATCGGAGACCAAGCCGACTCAGGTCGACACTACGAGAAGCTACTACATGTGGTGA